A single Anabas testudineus chromosome 10, fAnaTes1.2, whole genome shotgun sequence DNA region contains:
- the LOC113160084 gene encoding T-cell leukemia homeobox protein 3, with the protein MEQAPSAPSPPPKPAHHEPISFGIDQILGAGGEQENGRTTGRQSGSDLSNGDGYYSLGSPTGAGAPSYTALSISLSGIMPPVEASGSYGETRSLGSRGVIRVPAHRPVTAPGPPAPVQGAVPGFGGLCFPWIGNRFAKDRISAALVPFAVTRRIGHPYQNRTPPKRKKPRTSFSRVQICELEKRFHRQKYLASAERAALAKSLKMTDAQVKTWFQNRRTKWRRQTAEEREAERQQANRLILQLQQSALQKSLSESAVSDPLCAHNSSLYALQNLQPWAEDRE; encoded by the exons ATGGAGCAAGCACCCAGCGCGCCGAGTCCTCCTCCCAAACCGGCCCATCACGAGCCCATCAGCTTCGGCATCGACCAGATCCTGGGAGCCGGTGGAGAGCAAGAAAATGGGCGCACGACCGGAAGACAAAGTGGATCCGATTTAAGCAACGGGGACGGGTATTACAGTTTAGGAAGCCCGACCGGGGCCGGTGCGCCCTCCTACACCGCGCTGTCTATCTCCCTCTCCGGTATAATGCCTCCGGTGGAGGCTTCAGGTTCTTACGGGGAGACCAGGAGTCTGGGCAGCCGGGGAGTGATTCGAGTCCCGGCCCACAGACCGGTGACAGCCCCGGGACCCCCAGCTCCTGTCCAGGGCGCTGTCCCCGGATTTGGAGGGCTGTGCTTCCCCTGGATAGGAAACAGGTTCGCCAAGGACAGGATATCAG cagcccTGGTGCCGTTCGCCGTCACTCGGCGGATAGGACACCCTTACCAGAACCGGACACCTCCCAAACGGAAAAAGCCCCGCACCTCGTTCTCCAGAGTTCAGATCTGCGAACTGGAGAAGCGCTTCCACCGGCAGAAATACCTGGCGAGCGCCGAGCGGGCAGCTCTGGCCAAGAGTCTGAAGATGACGGACGCACAGGTCAAAACCTGGTTTCAGAACCGCAGGACCAAGTGGAG GAGACAGACAGCCGAGGAGAGGGAGGCGGAGCGTCAGCAGGCCAATCGTCtcatcctgcagctgcagcagtccgCCCTCCAGAAGTCCCTCAGCGAATCAGCGGTGTCGGATCCACTGTGCGCCCATAACTCCTCCCTTTATGCCCTGCAGAACCTCCAGCCCTGGGCCGAGGACAGGGAATAG
- the LOC113160085 gene encoding Kv channel-interacting protein 1 isoform X3 → MGLVMGTFSMQSKQVNYHKDKADDDLEMTMVCHRPEGLDQLEAQTNFSKRELQVLYRGFKNECPSGVVNEETFKQIYSQFFPHGDASTYAHYLFNAFDTAHSGSIKFEDFVTALSILLRGSVTEKLQWTFNLYDINRDGYINKEEMTDIVRAIYDMMGKYTYPVLKTDAPKQHVDAFFQKMDKNRDGVVTLDEFILSCQEDENIMRSLQLFENVI, encoded by the exons ATGGGTCTTGTGATGGGAACCTTTTCCATGCAATCCAAGCAGGTGAACTACCACAAAG atAAAGCTGATGATGACTTGGAGATGACCATGGTGTGCCATCGACCAGAGGGCCTCGACCAGCTAGAAGCTCAAACCAACTTCAGCAAAAGAGAGCTACAAGTTCTCTACAGGGGCTTCAAGAAT GAGTGTCCAAGTGGTGTTGTCAATGAGGAAACCTTCAAGCAAATATACTCCCAGTTCTTCCCACATGGAG ATGCCAGCACCTACGCACATTATCTGTTTAATGCGTTTGACACAGCACATTCAGGATCCATAAAGTTTGAg GACTTTGTAACAGCTCTGTCCATCCTGCTGAGGGGCTCTGTCACAGAGAAACTCCAGTGGACATTTAACCTTTATGATATCAACAGAGATGGATACATCAACAAAGAG GAGATGACAGACATAGTCAGAGCGATATACGACATGATGGGGAAGTACACCTACCCTGTCTTGAAGACTGACGCACCCAAACAACATGTGGATGCCTTCTTTCAG aaaatggacaaaaacagaGATGGGGTGGTCACTCTTGATGAATTCATCCTTTCTTGTCAAGAG GATGAAAACATCATGCGGTCTCTTCAGCTCTTTGAAAACGTCATCTAG
- the LOC113160085 gene encoding Kv channel-interacting protein 1 isoform X2, which translates to MGAVVGTLTMQTKQRRPSRDKADDDLEMTMVCHRPEGLDQLEAQTNFSKRELQVLYRGFKNECPSGVVNEETFKQIYSQFFPHGDASTYAHYLFNAFDTAHSGSIKFEDFVTALSILLRGSVTEKLQWTFNLYDINRDGYINKEEMTDIVRAIYDMMGKYTYPVLKTDAPKQHVDAFFQKMDKNRDGVVTLDEFILSCQEDENIMRSLQLFENVI; encoded by the exons ATGGGGGCTGTGGTGGGTACACTGACCATGCAGACTAAACAGAGGAGGCCGTCCAGGG atAAAGCTGATGATGACTTGGAGATGACCATGGTGTGCCATCGACCAGAGGGCCTCGACCAGCTAGAAGCTCAAACCAACTTCAGCAAAAGAGAGCTACAAGTTCTCTACAGGGGCTTCAAGAAT GAGTGTCCAAGTGGTGTTGTCAATGAGGAAACCTTCAAGCAAATATACTCCCAGTTCTTCCCACATGGAG ATGCCAGCACCTACGCACATTATCTGTTTAATGCGTTTGACACAGCACATTCAGGATCCATAAAGTTTGAg GACTTTGTAACAGCTCTGTCCATCCTGCTGAGGGGCTCTGTCACAGAGAAACTCCAGTGGACATTTAACCTTTATGATATCAACAGAGATGGATACATCAACAAAGAG GAGATGACAGACATAGTCAGAGCGATATACGACATGATGGGGAAGTACACCTACCCTGTCTTGAAGACTGACGCACCCAAACAACATGTGGATGCCTTCTTTCAG aaaatggacaaaaacagaGATGGGGTGGTCACTCTTGATGAATTCATCCTTTCTTGTCAAGAG GATGAAAACATCATGCGGTCTCTTCAGCTCTTTGAAAACGTCATCTAG